The genomic DNA ATTATTCTTCTTTTCATAAGGCAACCCATAAGGCAAACATAATTTTATGCCTCATTGTTCTTCTTTTCATCCATCGATTTACCACTCTTCggtctcaaaataattgacatatttgcaacaacaaaaatattgtcacaaaatagctgacattttcaatttccaatgcaacttttttatttgtttcaattCTCTTATAAAATTGTTCCCCCTTAAAAATTCAAGCCTAGCTCCGTCACTAGTCTGCCATACAATTTTGTGAAAATCATGCCAAGGAATGTGGAAGGTATTCAAACTTCCCATAGATGCAGAAGATCTGAGCTGATCTACAAATgcttggataataatttgatgtATACATTATTTTTAGGTTTGTAGGCGAAATgacaaatattatttgaaattcaCATAATTAACCAAGAGATTTCGAGTTTAAACTAGAGTTAAGATGTTCAATCTAACAATATTGATATTATTAGTTGAGTTAGACTTAATGGACATTTATTATCATATACATTTTACAACATAATGTCTTGGTTTTACTACTTGCGTgtgtaatatttatttattttggcttAAAAATATTCGAGATTATTCTATTACTAGTGCACAAGTGACATCCTTAGACTTTGGAGGTGCATCCTTTCTTAATCTCTGTCCTTAGATCGCCCAAATAGCTTTTACCCACCATATGTATTCCATTGTTTTTTGTATCAGCATGTGAAGAATGATTTAGAATGTGTTGCTTCTGATTGAAAACTGAATTTGGGTGCAGTAAAATTTGCTGCGTTAGATACATGAACTTttaatatgtatatgtatttatctctaaaaaaaaatatgtatatgtattttatttaatttaaatcaaaTCCATCATAAATGGCTAAGAATGTTTTGTTTAagcaaaatgtaaaaaatgattttgttatgtgAACAATATCCAGACTTATTTTACTGTCTTTCTCTGATTAGATGTGCAAACGTGCAATTCATAAGCTGAGATTGAgaaatcaattcacaaatactaatataaaatttcatttaggGCTTAAAACCCTTTGATTATCAAAATAACACAGAAAGAAGCAACAAAAAGAATACAAGATGGCAACATTTCATGAGCTAAGAAAAACCTTACTTAACTACGCTTGAGCTTGGCCAAAAGGCTGAGAAAGATATAGAGTGAGACTAAACTATTGCTAGGGTATTTTGGTTGACAGATATTAAAGTATTTATAAGGTACATCCTAAAAATCAAGTGACCCAGCTTTAGTTGACCCAGAACAACTACCAGATGTGTTATATGAACTCCCACTTGAACCGTCAACCGGGGCTTGATTTAGACATTCTAGAACCAAATACCTTCGTTTTTGCAATTTTATTGAGAATGTTGTGGCCTCGAGAATCACGGGAACctggaaaatgaaaaaacataGTCAACAGAAGCTTGGTCAGATAgaacaaaatgaaagaaaatggtaggatattaaaaaaaaaaaaaccattttctaacatATTTGTTAGGTTTGGCTAACAAAATTGTACAGGAGAAAGATATCAAATTCAAAtgtacaacttcaaaatcaattgtgaaataaattcaaattttaggGAAACAATGCACATAATGCTGAAAGCATATTGTGTCTAAGTGTGTGCGCGTACAAGACGAAAAAAATTGTGCATATAACCGGATAAATGGATGTAAAAGATTGTTGTATATACATGTTACATTATGTACTGGTTCATGTGCATAAGAGGAGTAAACCAAAACAATAACACCATGTAGAAATAAATTAACATGAAGCAAGAATATATAACCTGTGTATTTAACCGTGCAACTTTATGTATATTAAGCAGTCCAACCATGTCTTGGTAACCAGTGAGAAGTTTTGCCATTTCCTTGTCCTCATCTGAAACAAATATAGTCTAGAGGTGAAATTTGAGGTAATTGATAAATAAATGCATGAAATGTAGAAGTTGATTGTGAACCTGGAATTGCTCTGACAGAAAGCAAGGTGTCTGCCATATGTTGCAATCTTTTTGAACAAGATGGAGAAACAAGTGAAGGTGGAAAtgttacaacaacaacagcattTGAAGATCGTGCCATGCCTTTTAGGGACCTAATAAAGGAAAGCATATGCCACTCCTGCAATCACAATATGTTATATTAACACGTTTCAAATTCGAAAAATATTAAGCATTTACAGAGGAAGGAAAAACAGTTCACAATAGATGAGATCCAAGATGGATCACATGACATGATCTGCCATTAGATAAATACTTTACTATAGAGGGAATATATATCATATCAAAATAGTTTAATAGAACATAAAGTTCAACGACAAATGAGAAACTTAGTTCAGAACCatatgaccaaaaaaaaaaaagtaaaaagcaTATTAACTCACCATGTTTGCGTATTTGCATTGTGGAGAACAGAATGATTGAATTGCAATACGGCCAGCGGAGGAAATATTGGCTTCACTTCTGCCAATACCATCCATGATGTTAGTGAATGAAATTTGAATAGAAAGGGAGTCATTTTTATCACCCCAGAGTAATCTTTATCACAACTAACAAATCAATTGgcgcaaaaaaaaaagttcaaagggAATCAGCTTAAGACTAATAGAAAAGGTCCATCTCTATTTACTTGTATATCTCGATCATGTGGCCGTATATCTACTACTAGAGCAGGCACCAGAGCTGGCAATGAAGGTAGTTCAAAGAATAAATACTGAAATCTCACCTGGCCTTTAAATTCCAGCATTTAGGAAAATGACATTGGAGGGAGTTTTCAATTTACGAATTAAAAGTTACTTTTGAAGGCCCGTCATAAAAAATGCATGCATTTTCAAAACATGCAAACAGTGACTTCACCCTAGGTGCATAAACCCAATAACATACTACCTCCATCCCAATATGTCAGACCCCTTTGGTCATTGCACAAGAATTAAGAAAAGTAGTTTTCACAATAAATTTGTCAATAAAGTACATTCACTTTCCAAAATTATCCATCAATTATTAAGAGAGGTCTTATAATTCTTTTCATTCAATTAGGGgcatttttgtgaaaaactaATTCATGCATCTTGTACTTTAAAgagggtcttataaaaagggacaaacaAATTCTACAAGAGGGTCCTACATATAAGTACAGAGGTAGTATTTGTGATCACGAAAGTTCCCAACAACAACTGAGCCTTTACCCACTAGGTGGGGTCGTTTACATAGATCACACAATATGATAATATTCCGTCAAGTATTAAGTTCTAGAGATGTTTAGACTTATAATTTTCCTTGCTCTCCCTTTCCTCTAATAACTATTTGGCCGTCCTCCAACTCCTCTATCTGGTCAACTCTACATACTTGTGCTTCTAAAATTCTCCACAAATATCCAAACCACCTAAGACAAGTCTACAgtattattttatctaaaacaGGAGCTTGTATTCTTGGTCCTAACTTGTCTTTTGTAATCACTCATCCATAATAAACACTCGTCTATGCAGCAACACACTGGACTTTCTTGTTGCCCCTTACTTGCAACAGTCAGTTACATAAAGTATTGCATTGCAGGTCTTATAGCTTGATAAAATtttccttaacatgtgcccatAAAGATTTAAAAATTGTGTGTTTATGAAGATCATTATACACCTATGATCCAACTACCAACATTTAACTTTTTCCTTCGCTATTCTATTCAGGAAAATGTGACTCAACCAGGCGTAACAACGTAAGTATGTTGTTGAGTACCGTCAAGAGCATATTCTCCTGAAATCTTAAGCTACtaggagaagacctagaaaCCATCCTATATCTCTAAAAAgtacatttaaaaaatagtgCTATAGATTACCACACCTTGAGAATTGAGATAGAAATTTAGCACACTGATCTTGAAGAGAAGCAAGGTTTGGAGAATCTTGGATGCTGACACAATCTACATTCATGCCACTATAAAAATGTCTATCCAAAGGCTTCCGCAAGTCAAATTCATTGCAGTAATCATGTTGGGCACCTATGCAATGCAAGTATGATTCAACTCAATAAGATTTGAATTATTCATTCTCAATATTACAGTAATACAAGATCAAAGAATGAGGGAAAATTATGGACAAACTTACCATTATTAGAGCTGATATTTGACTGTGGATCACCAAAGTACTTCTTGTATTGCCAAGCAATTCTCAAATCCTTTTCCTGAAATCAAAAGTGTAATAATAAGCAAAAATTACACGAGCATGACAAACTTAAGACTAGTTTATATACATCAATCATCACAAAGTGCAACGAACAAGTTAAAGTACATTGGTAAGATCTTGACTTTTATCCTCTTTGGCTGGGGCTGGAGCAGGTAAAGTACCAAGAAATCCTTTAGGGTCTCTTGAAGCACTAGCATACAACAGTGGCTGTTTATGTACAAGTCCTTGAGACATCAAATTTCTCAATAGAAGCATATGATGAGGTGCTTCTGCATCTTCCATAATCATGACAAGGCTACCAAGAGAAAAACCACCACCTAAAATCTCTAtttaaagaaacaaagaaaaagcaTTATAATCTTCCATGAagacacaaataaaataaatcaattgcttaatttaatatttacaGGAAGGAAGTGGAAGAGTTAATAACTGTCGAGATCTGGAATCCCAGACGATAGGAATGTTGTCCCATTAGGGCCGTGCTTGAGTCCTGAATTCTGAGACGTTACAGTTGATACATTGCGAGAAAAGCTACTAACTCGAGTCCTTGTTGCAGCCATTCAATATGTCACTATGAGCCCTGAAGAAGAAAAGATTATATTACTGTAAGATATAGAATGTAAATATTAAGTAATTTAGTATCATGGTCTGAACTTACAATGTAGTATATTATTAGTATGGAGTAACCTACTCAAACTTATATATTACCAAATCagcaaaaaaaactaatgtatTATCATTCAAATATTATCATCTTATGAAAAAGTTGATATGTATTTGACGCAATCATCATAAATCCTTTACATGAACAATATTGCTTTGCTTCTCATCCACGAACAAGAAAGTATTCTTTCTTGTTAGAGTGCACAGTtacagagaaagagagagaccTTGGGTGGACCAAAGGTGTAGCCGCTTGGAGCGTTGCTGGCATTGTAGTCAGGATCGAGTGCTGGTTCGTAGGATCCTACATCCCACAATACCTCAACCGTGCTTTGATTTTACGCAGGTTCGCTTTTGCTCTGTTTTCGCTGATTTTCCTCTGTTATCTCTATTTTTTTGCTTGGTTCCTCTCTTTTCCCTctatattttctgttttttctctctcaactcTATGAACAACCTACCGATCCTACTTACGGACCGTGTTTCGTTCCTTCATTAGCCGTGTTACGTTCCTTCTGGTTTTTATAGCACATAACCGTGTTACTTGGGATCTTGATCCTGACTACATTGGTTGCTGGTATCGGAGTAGGAGTTAATCGGAGTATGAGTTAAGGATCAAACGAAAGAAGAAAAGTAATGGGAATAATTTGTTAACCTGCTATCCAGGAAAACCGACCGTATCTAATAACAGATATCCTACAATTCAATTCAAGTGAGTATTATTAAACTCAAAGGTTCATCAACTCGGTCATGGTAATACAGCCGAACCAATCTATATTAAAAAGAGGAGAAtcctaacaagtgcccttaggaCATTGTTTAAGAAATCAAGCTGTAACTTTTGTatagaaaattacataattattaatttgaaaagTGTTTGACTAGTATTTTCAATTACAGATTCTTTAACCAATACTCTTAGCACACTCATTATTAGCatgacccttaaaaaaaatcaattacctAAGTACTTATACATAATGAGATGTTCTCTGTTTATATATGTCAATGTCAGGGACAATTTGGAATTGAAAACCGCAAATTAATCTCAAATTTGTCAATGTGAAACATAAATATAGCAATTCATTTAATTAACAACCACGAGTTCAAAGAGAATCAACTGTCTTCAAAATGATTTACAAGCGCTCATAAGTATAATAGAAACAGTACAGGCATAGTGTTTTAAGTCCCTATTTggttaaacaacttattttgcaGCTTATTGCATATAAGCACTTATGAACAAGCTATTTTCTATATCACAAGATacaataaagtcaaactgttttcatacattctataattttttttttctttcataatctatcctgaagagcttatgaaaataagctgttttaataAGTTATCCCAAACAAAGTCACAAGTTCATATGGCAGTAGAAATTGATATTGAATTCGAAGTTGTTTACCTCAATTTGTTTGACTGCGAAGGTGGAAGGTGCGGTGGCGCTTACGGTGGTCCGGCGAGGGCGGTTGAAAAAGGTTTAACGTTTATGAAGacagattcttcttcttcttcttccttctactgCGCGGCGAACACTCACTTGAATGCAAGGGTCCAATGGGTCTATTAAATTAAGGCCCAATAACTTTACTAAAAAGCCCATCAGGCCCATTTActgtctttctttctttctttctttgtagtGTTGGAATTCTGTCTGTCTGCATTCTCACACCGAAAACGAAAACAACAATGGCTTCTTCTTCAACATTTGTGAAAAATTACGGTTACGATTTGGTATTAGGATCAATCGCTGCATTCTATATAGTGATGATACCTTATACTAAGGTT from Medicago truncatula cultivar Jemalong A17 chromosome 8, MtrunA17r5.0-ANR, whole genome shotgun sequence includes the following:
- the LOC25500105 gene encoding elongator complex protein 4 isoform X1 gives rise to the protein MAATRTRVSSFSRNVSTVTSQNSGLKHGPNGTTFLSSGIPDLDKILGGGFSLGSLVMIMEDAEAPHHMLLLRNLMSQGLVHKQPLLYASASRDPKGFLGTLPAPAPAKEDKSQDLTNEKDLRIAWQYKKYFGDPQSNISSNNGAQHDYCNEFDLRKPLDRHFYSGMNVDCVSIQDSPNLASLQDQCAKFLSQFSRSEANISSAGRIAIQSFCSPQCKYANMEWHMLSFIRSLKGMARSSNAVVVVTFPPSLVSPSCSKRLQHMADTLLSVRAIPDEDKEMAKLLTGYQDMVGLLNIHKVARLNTQVPVILEATTFSIKLQKRRYLVLECLNQAPVDGSSGSSYNTSGSCSGSTKAGSLDF
- the LOC25500105 gene encoding elongator complex protein 4 isoform X2 produces the protein MIMEDAEAPHHMLLLRNLMSQGLVHKQPLLYASASRDPKGFLGTLPAPAPAKEDKSQDLTNEKDLRIAWQYKKYFGDPQSNISSNNGAQHDYCNEFDLRKPLDRHFYSGMNVDCVSIQDSPNLASLQDQCAKFLSQFSRSEANISSAGRIAIQSFCSPQCKYANMEWHMLSFIRSLKGMARSSNAVVVVTFPPSLVSPSCSKRLQHMADTLLSVRAIPDEDKEMAKLLTGYQDMVGLLNIHKVARLNTQVPVILEATTFSIKLQKRRYLVLECLNQAPVDGSSGSSYNTSGSCSGSTKAGSLDF